A single region of the Solwaraspora sp. WMMD406 genome encodes:
- a CDS encoding DUF6745 domain-containing protein, with protein MTAPARRDAAGSTAPATYVDRAVAYWRLAEPIRREWLDHGLDTAPADRVTTEYILSRIYARHHRPRPRFRWVDSPDQAMPLVAGLPTHDQLQQWVMARQPAGRPPLISDIVAGVSRLRGALDECLDNPILTPPSPATRRGESGKVPRKKTENEGRRWPVLPPDEALAAGVPLRVVLRQGVWDALRTSLADGFYLPVRATLAARGRPVPSAWYGQQDAPWIAYYDVARRIGLAQYRRSDERQLDEWAALARSAGWWWPGEQTCVLVERPAVIRTEPVPGSRYGERRLRRDADRRSGVDGHSDVDGRSGADGPIGYRDGWRPPVHRTEVASRVGAAVHPDGPPRAPAVVISSRQLSLR; from the coding sequence GTGACCGCGCCCGCGCGGCGTGACGCCGCCGGCTCCACCGCTCCCGCAACCTATGTCGATCGGGCCGTCGCCTACTGGCGACTGGCCGAACCCATCCGGCGCGAATGGCTCGACCACGGCCTCGACACCGCGCCAGCCGACCGGGTGACCACCGAGTACATCCTGTCCCGGATCTACGCCCGCCACCACCGTCCCCGACCCCGGTTCCGCTGGGTCGACTCACCAGACCAAGCGATGCCGTTGGTGGCCGGACTGCCGACCCACGACCAGCTGCAACAGTGGGTGATGGCCCGGCAGCCGGCGGGTCGACCACCGCTGATCAGTGACATCGTGGCCGGAGTGTCCCGGCTGCGCGGCGCGCTCGACGAATGCCTCGACAATCCGATTCTCACCCCACCGTCACCGGCCACCCGGCGCGGCGAATCCGGCAAGGTGCCCAGGAAGAAGACCGAGAACGAAGGACGACGGTGGCCGGTGCTGCCGCCCGACGAGGCCCTCGCCGCCGGTGTCCCACTGCGGGTGGTGCTCCGGCAAGGAGTCTGGGACGCGCTGCGGACCAGTCTCGCCGACGGCTTCTACCTGCCGGTCCGCGCCACACTCGCGGCCCGTGGGCGGCCGGTGCCGAGCGCCTGGTACGGCCAGCAGGACGCACCCTGGATCGCCTACTACGACGTGGCGCGTCGGATCGGGCTGGCCCAGTATCGGCGCTCCGACGAACGGCAGCTCGACGAATGGGCGGCGCTGGCCCGATCCGCCGGCTGGTGGTGGCCGGGGGAGCAGACCTGTGTCCTCGTCGAACGGCCGGCGGTGATCCGGACCGAGCCGGTGCCCGGCAGCCGGTACGGCGAACGTCGGCTCCGCCGCGACGCCGACCGCCGGTCCGGTGTCGACGGTCATTCTGATGTCGACGGCCGGTCCGGTGCCGACGGGCCGATCGGGTACCGCGACGGCTGGCGACCGCCGGTGCATCGTACCGAGGTGGCCAGCCGCGTCGGGGCGGCCGTTCATCCGGATGGTCCACCGCGAGCGCCCGCTGTCGTAATCTCGTCACGTCAACTGTCGCTTCGTTGA
- a CDS encoding peptide ligase PGM1-related protein has product MPKLMFANSTSRAMVARPDDVPDDAKDSYRLLANRMLWSLDAEDIAVLPGRVSPAWLSYVAELLGLVSVPTVLSLRDYPGDGWYPGARSELADALRGRIGESGDAADPWRLVCYIHDRDIASWERLLGLGADESVRFAQGTAELVNSKAVFRSMATACGIPVAEGRVVDRGPELVDSVSELLARTGAVIVKQDVNAGGDGNILLTTVRGGKEAGAHYVVHLAATDPATVRSALRPFSLTDVPDLPAGASPARCVVEVYHESARELSADVFVPRTGAPTLMSYSDLRMAETWKGSVYPPQNLSPRLHAHLGAYMQQVAIVAQQLGYHGPMNIDAILTRSGELLFNEFNGRVGGTTGIDTIGRRLLGHDYLDHHVLASRIDVPAPGCDLLVKLLTEQGLLFTRGSDRGVIIYNDTTDDTGTVEYIVVGRDWADTARTEEQLTNALNTL; this is encoded by the coding sequence TTGCCGAAGCTGATGTTCGCCAATTCGACCAGCCGTGCGATGGTGGCGCGGCCGGACGACGTCCCGGACGACGCGAAGGACTCCTACCGTCTACTCGCCAACCGGATGCTGTGGTCGCTGGACGCGGAGGACATCGCGGTCCTTCCGGGCCGGGTCAGCCCGGCGTGGCTGTCGTACGTCGCCGAGCTGCTCGGCCTCGTGTCGGTTCCCACCGTGCTCTCCCTGCGTGACTACCCCGGCGACGGGTGGTACCCCGGCGCGCGTTCCGAGCTCGCCGACGCCCTGCGCGGCCGCATCGGCGAAAGCGGCGACGCCGCGGACCCGTGGCGGCTGGTGTGCTACATCCACGACCGGGACATCGCCAGCTGGGAGCGCCTGCTCGGTCTCGGCGCCGACGAGTCCGTGCGTTTCGCACAGGGGACCGCCGAACTCGTCAACTCCAAAGCGGTCTTCCGATCGATGGCGACGGCCTGCGGAATCCCGGTCGCGGAGGGACGTGTCGTCGATCGTGGACCCGAGCTCGTCGACAGCGTGTCCGAACTGCTCGCCCGTACCGGTGCCGTCATCGTCAAGCAGGACGTGAACGCCGGCGGAGACGGCAACATCCTGCTGACCACGGTCCGGGGCGGCAAGGAGGCCGGTGCCCACTACGTGGTGCACCTGGCCGCGACGGACCCGGCGACGGTCAGGTCGGCGCTCAGGCCGTTCAGCCTCACCGACGTGCCCGACCTGCCGGCCGGTGCGAGCCCCGCGCGGTGCGTCGTCGAGGTCTACCACGAGTCGGCCCGCGAACTGTCCGCCGACGTGTTCGTGCCGCGCACGGGTGCGCCGACGCTGATGAGCTACAGCGACCTGCGGATGGCCGAAACGTGGAAGGGCAGCGTCTATCCGCCGCAGAACCTATCGCCCAGACTGCACGCCCACCTGGGCGCGTACATGCAGCAGGTCGCGATCGTCGCCCAGCAGCTCGGCTACCACGGACCGATGAACATCGACGCGATCCTCACCCGGTCCGGCGAGTTGCTGTTCAACGAGTTCAACGGGCGGGTCGGCGGCACGACCGGCATCGACACGATCGGACGGCGGCTGCTCGGCCACGACTACCTTGACCATCACGTCCTCGCCTCGCGGATCGACGTGCCCGCTCCCGGGTGCGACCTGCTCGTGAAGCTCCTGACCGAGCAAGGACTGCTGTTCACGCGGGGCTCGGACCGTGGCGTGATCATTTACAACGACACCACCGACGACACCGGTACGGTCGAGTACATCGTGGTCGGCCGCGACTGGGCGGACACGGCCCGCACCGAGGAGCAGCTGACGAACGCGCTGAACACGCTCTAA
- a CDS encoding SDR family NAD(P)-dependent oxidoreductase, which translates to MKTIVMTGGTSGFGAETRMRLVTQPGTQVLSGTRSVVPGGPDTAPGDSDTLPLDLARLDSVRAFAQAVTDRLDGTPIDALVLNAGLSFRTGDRRTVDGFETTFAVNHLGHYLLIRLLMPYLAPKATVVVTTSGTHDPDHGTLLPTPPRHANARLLARPETDPERDTDPRSAGGRAYTSSKLCNVLTVRALATRPEARSGHWRVVAFDPGPTPGTGLLRDTSPAMRLAWRLLSQATRLIPRFNRREVVAAALTDLTLGTVTAPPGQYYARVVRNELTWTAPSRLARSDDARDALWADSADLLSLP; encoded by the coding sequence GTGAAGACGATCGTGATGACCGGCGGCACCTCGGGATTCGGCGCGGAAACCCGGATGCGTTTAGTCACGCAGCCCGGCACCCAGGTTCTGTCCGGCACCCGCAGCGTCGTGCCGGGCGGCCCAGACACCGCGCCGGGCGACTCCGACACCCTGCCCCTGGACCTCGCGCGGCTGGACAGCGTCCGTGCCTTCGCGCAGGCCGTCACCGACCGGCTCGACGGCACCCCCATCGACGCGCTCGTGCTCAACGCCGGTCTCAGCTTCCGCACCGGTGACCGGCGTACCGTCGACGGCTTCGAAACCACCTTCGCGGTCAACCACCTCGGGCACTACCTGCTGATTCGGCTGCTGATGCCCTACCTCGCGCCGAAGGCGACCGTCGTCGTGACCACCAGCGGTACCCACGATCCCGACCACGGCACGCTGCTGCCGACGCCGCCCCGACACGCCAACGCGCGCCTGCTGGCCCGTCCCGAGACCGACCCCGAGCGTGACACCGACCCACGATCGGCCGGCGGTCGCGCGTACACGTCGTCGAAGCTGTGCAACGTGCTGACCGTACGGGCCCTGGCCACCCGGCCCGAGGCCCGTAGCGGGCACTGGCGGGTCGTGGCGTTCGACCCCGGACCGACGCCCGGAACCGGTCTGCTGCGCGACACCTCGCCAGCGATGCGCCTGGCGTGGCGGCTGCTCAGCCAGGCGACCCGCCTGATACCCCGGTTCAACCGCCGGGAGGTGGTGGCCGCGGCCCTGACCGACCTCACCCTCGGCACCGTCACGGCCCCCCCAGGGCAGTACTACGCCCGCGTCGTACGCAACGAGCTCACCTGGACCGCCCCGTCCCGCCTGGCGCGCAGTGACGACGCTCGGGACGCCCTGTGGGCCGACAGCGCCGACCTGCTGTCACTGCCCTGA
- a CDS encoding MFS transporter has translation MSTTSPSVTPGVGRRRATPMLAAVGISTTGDGAFFLAAPLLATTITDDPVALGLVTAAFSIPWLLFGMPAGALVDRWPKRRTMIVADLVRVIALAVLAVLIVVDQVGIGAIIAVVVVLGIAQCFFDTASQSMIPLLVGRDEAALQRFNSRYWALDMLGRGLIGPPLGSLSFAVGRVVPFVGDAVTFAVSAVMVRLLPVVDSPTPGRHTSIMESLRCAATFVWRSRALLVQYLSGGAYNFAFRLATSTLVLYLTLELALSEAATGVLFAVGALGGVAGSWVAPRILRSASAMRLVLAALLLQAISWLIVLVAPGVGAVAVAMVLAGGASSLITVPVVSTQQSVAPVEMLGRVSSIFRFISATSASAGAAIGGVVAAEAGLRAPFAVGMVILCVATFLLWVAHRRAVAVR, from the coding sequence GTGTCGACAACGTCCCCGTCCGTTACCCCTGGTGTCGGTCGCCGTCGGGCCACCCCGATGCTCGCCGCAGTCGGGATCTCCACCACCGGTGACGGTGCCTTTTTTCTGGCCGCGCCGCTGCTGGCCACGACGATCACCGACGACCCGGTCGCGCTGGGGCTGGTGACCGCTGCCTTCTCCATCCCGTGGCTGCTCTTCGGCATGCCCGCCGGCGCTCTGGTCGACCGTTGGCCCAAGCGCCGTACGATGATCGTGGCCGATCTGGTGCGGGTGATCGCTCTGGCCGTCCTGGCCGTCCTTATCGTCGTTGATCAGGTCGGAATCGGCGCGATCATCGCGGTCGTCGTCGTACTGGGCATCGCCCAGTGCTTCTTCGACACCGCGTCGCAGTCGATGATCCCGCTGCTGGTAGGCCGGGACGAGGCCGCACTGCAGCGGTTCAACAGCCGATACTGGGCTCTGGACATGCTGGGCCGTGGCCTGATCGGCCCGCCGTTGGGGTCGTTGTCGTTCGCCGTGGGCAGGGTCGTGCCGTTCGTTGGCGACGCGGTGACCTTCGCCGTCTCGGCCGTCATGGTACGACTTCTGCCGGTCGTGGATAGCCCGACACCGGGCCGGCACACCTCGATCATGGAATCGTTGCGGTGCGCGGCGACGTTCGTGTGGCGGTCCCGGGCGTTGCTGGTGCAGTACCTGAGCGGCGGCGCCTACAACTTCGCGTTCCGGCTGGCCACCTCGACGTTGGTGCTGTATCTGACGTTGGAGCTCGCGCTGAGCGAAGCAGCGACCGGCGTTCTCTTCGCTGTCGGGGCCCTGGGCGGCGTGGCCGGTAGCTGGGTGGCCCCGCGTATCCTCCGATCGGCCTCCGCGATGCGGCTCGTTCTGGCTGCCCTGCTCCTGCAGGCGATTTCCTGGCTGATCGTGCTGGTGGCGCCGGGCGTGGGGGCGGTCGCCGTGGCGATGGTGCTCGCCGGTGGAGCATCCTCGCTGATCACCGTACCGGTTGTCTCGACGCAACAGTCCGTGGCTCCGGTGGAGATGCTCGGCCGGGTCTCGTCGATCTTTCGCTTCATCAGCGCCACGTCGGCGTCGGCGGGTGCCGCGATCGGTGGTGTCGTCGCCGCCGAGGCCGGTCTCCGAGCGCCGTTCGCAGTGGGCATGGTCATCCTGTGCGTGGCGACCTTCCTTCTCTGGGTGGCGCACCGCCGCGCCGTCGCCGTCCGCTAG
- a CDS encoding TetR/AcrR family transcriptional regulator, with translation MTSSSSSPQPRQMRADAQRNRVRILAAAEQVFAAAGPSASTEDLAELAGVAIGTVFRHFPTKAALIEAVFVSRLREITAYAREMAAAADVGTGFFAFFSEAVRQSTVKHAFTDAIDSGDEAMAAVRAAIASAGTDLRDAMGDLLTRAQESGAVRPDIATAELIGLMIGTARALEQIGSDQEGQQRILAVLRDGLRPRPDLESSTRSRQHRRDA, from the coding sequence GTGACCTCCTCCTCGTCTTCGCCGCAGCCCAGACAGATGCGGGCCGACGCTCAGCGCAACCGGGTCCGGATCCTCGCCGCAGCCGAACAGGTCTTCGCGGCGGCCGGCCCGTCCGCCTCGACCGAGGACCTCGCCGAGCTCGCCGGCGTGGCGATCGGCACCGTCTTCCGTCACTTCCCCACGAAGGCCGCCCTCATCGAGGCGGTGTTCGTGTCCCGGCTGCGGGAGATCACCGCGTACGCCCGGGAAATGGCCGCCGCCGCCGACGTCGGCACCGGCTTCTTCGCGTTCTTCAGCGAGGCCGTCCGGCAGTCGACGGTCAAGCACGCCTTCACCGACGCCATCGACTCCGGCGACGAGGCGATGGCTGCGGTACGAGCGGCGATCGCCTCAGCCGGCACCGACCTGCGCGACGCGATGGGCGACCTGCTAACCAGGGCGCAGGAGTCCGGAGCCGTTCGCCCGGACATCGCCACAGCCGAGTTGATCGGGCTGATGATCGGCACCGCGCGGGCGCTGGAGCAGATCGGCTCCGATCAGGAAGGCCAGCAACGGATCCTCGCCGTTCTGCGTGACGGCCTCCGGCCCCGCCCCGACCTCGAGTCGTCCACGCGGTCTCGACAGCATCGCCGCGACGCTTGA
- a CDS encoding DUF397 domain-containing protein has product MVGRGTVTDSRFAGARWRKSNLSMTGECVEVAYAGGLIGVRDSKQGEAGPVLAFTSGEWAAFLGGARQGEFDEEGYSGVYIAAGQAYARR; this is encoded by the coding sequence ATGGTAGGGAGAGGTACTGTGACGGACAGCCGATTTGCCGGCGCGCGCTGGCGGAAGTCAAACCTCAGCATGACGGGTGAATGCGTGGAAGTTGCGTATGCTGGCGGTCTGATTGGTGTTCGGGACAGCAAGCAAGGTGAGGCGGGTCCGGTGCTTGCCTTCACGTCGGGCGAGTGGGCTGCCTTCCTCGGCGGCGCGCGCCAGGGCGAGTTCGACGAGGAGGGTTATTCAGGCGTGTACATCGCCGCAGGTCAAGCTTATGCTCGACGTTAG